A DNA window from Solanum lycopersicum chromosome 3, SLM_r2.1 contains the following coding sequences:
- the XSP10 gene encoding xylem sap protein 10 kDa precursor, with protein MNYLLCVVGFVVLLAIAGADGAGECGRNSPDMEAMKLIPCAEAASDENASVSRSCCLQIQKLGHNPKCLCAVMLSNTAKSSGANPEVAITIPKRCNLANRPVGYKCGPYTLP; from the exons ATGAACTACTTGTTGTGTGTTGTAGGATTTGTTGTGCTACTGGCCATTGCTGGAGCTGATGGAGCCGGTGAATGCGGGAGAAATTCTCCAGATATGGAAGCCATGAAATTGATTCCTTGCGCAGAAGCAGCATCGGATGAGAATGCATCCGTATCAAGGAGTTGTTGTTTACAAATACAGAAATTGGGACACAACCCGAAATGTCTCTGTGCTGTTATGCTCTCAAATACTGCTAAAAGCTCTGGAGCTAATCCTGAAGTTGCGATAACCATCCCCAAGCGTTGTAACCTAGCCAATCGTCCCGTTGGCTATAAGTGTGGAC CTTACACACTGCCATGA